One genomic region from Chelonia mydas isolate rCheMyd1 chromosome 25, rCheMyd1.pri.v2, whole genome shotgun sequence encodes:
- the LOC114021898 gene encoding protein ANTAGONIST OF LIKE HETEROCHROMATIN PROTEIN 1 gives MRESRLLLHLVVHGAAGPPREMAGRGDEPQRAAWLRQYYTQRQKRLMTLLIARRRRSSCYFHPRAWPSFRNADWWERVVLKDFQPRDWLEKFRMSKETFFYVCNQLRPKLSHPSTLPLEQRVAVAVWHLATNVEYQIISPLFGVGPSTVQNCVKEVSYAIVLLLKPLYLRLPGEQELENMVRIFSARWGFPHCIGALDSLHVPIHAPAHLGADYCNSQGWHSVLTQVTVDGLGQFWDICAGFPGSMENNTVLENSSLWVLAREGRLFPTPPKHFMGRAQKYVLLGDASYPLRDWILKPYPEDGTLTPQQLQFNYRLKRAHSVIENAFLRLKARWQFLLKCDDCSLDLLPTVILACCTLHNVCEAHDSPFNDEWLEVIEPAEFSKPCQPAPMSMDDSNAEEVRELMCKYFESYGEG, from the exons ATGCGGGAGTCgcggctgctgctgcacctgGTGGTGCACGGCGCGGCCGGCCCCCCGCGGGAGATGGCCGGCCGCGGGGACGAGCCGCAGAGGGCAGCCTGGCTTCGGCAGTACTACACGCAGAGGCAGAAGAGACTGATGACG CTGCTGATTGCCCGCCGGAGGAGATCCAGCTGTTACTTCCACCCCCGCGCATGGCCCAGCTTCCGGAATGCTGACTGGTGGGAACGGGTGGTCCTGAAAGACTTCCAGCCACGGGATTGGCTGGAGAAATTCCGAATGTCCAAGGAGACCTTCTTCTATGTCTGCAACCAGCTGCGACCCAAGCTGTCCCACCCGAGTACCCTGCCTCTGGAGCAGCGGGTAGCTGTGGCCGTTTGGCACCTGGCCACCAACGTAGAGTACCAGATAATCAGCCCCCTCTTTGGGGTGGGTCCCTCCACAGTGCAGAACTGTGTCAAGGAGGTCAGCTATGCCATTGTGCTGCTGCTGAAGCCGCTCTACCTCCGGCTGCCCGGTGAGCAGGAGCTGGAGAACATGGTGCGGATCTTCAGTGCCCGCTGGGGATTCCCACATTGCATCGGTGCCTTGGACAGCCTCCATGTCCCCATCCACGCCCCAGCACACCTCGGTGCCGACTACTGCaacagccagggctggcattcTGTCCTCACACAGGTGACGGTGGATGGGCTGGGTCAGTTCTGGGACATCTGTGCCGGCTTCCCTGGCAGCATGGAGAACAACACAGTTCTGGAAAACTCCAGCTTGTGGGTGTTAGCCAGGGAGGGCCGCCTCTTCCCAACCCCCCCGAAACATTTCATGGGGAGGGCACAAAAATACGTCCTGTTGGGAGACGCCTCTTACCCGCTGCGGGATTGGATCCTCAAGCCTTACCCAGAAGACGGCACCCTCACACCACAGCAGCTCCAGTTCAACTATCGCCTGAAGCGAGCTCACAGCGTGATCGAGAATGCCTTCCTACGCCTCAAGGCCCGGTGGCAGTTCCTCCTAAAATGCGACGACTGCAGCCTGGACCTACTGCCCACGGTCATACTCGCCTGTTGCACCCTGCACAACGTGTGCGAGGCCCATGACAGCCCCTTCAATGATGAATGGCTGGAGGTGATAGAACCCGCTGAGTTCTCAAAGCCCTGCCAGCCTGCGCCCATGTCCATGGACGACAGCAATGCCGAGGAAGTGCGAGAGCTGATGTGCAAATACTTTGAAAGCTACGGAGAAGGCTGA